A genomic region of Parambassis ranga chromosome 7, fParRan2.1, whole genome shotgun sequence contains the following coding sequences:
- the arhgef25a gene encoding rho guanine nucleotide exchange factor 25 isoform X3: MKGGHHHHRHHRGCGCQHLFRKVLAKCGCCYARVRDSYSAAGSEGSISTSVASLPPQASGSSAPSSPGSRRSVSTLKKWLTNPVRKLSAGSAAKGERQVRKLEGKPPPLPSHSQSQDLGSPPRTDETLTILPVTHRELEWKDGLASPEDLSPATLQSPSYITDSLIGCTSLPNTQDTQSTSVLADDSGSVLMDDTSSQWSAAADTEEERKSALEKSMYVLKELIETEKHYVADLGLIVEGYMATITSKGVPEDMKGKDKIVFGNIHQIFDWHKDYFLGELEKCLAEPERLAQLFIKHERRLHMYVVYCQNKPKSEHIVSEYIETYFEELRQQLGHRLQLNDLLIKPVQRIMKYQLLLKDFLKYYTKAGMDTEELEKAVEVMCFVPKRCNDMMNVGRLQGFEGKITAQGKLLQQDTFTITEQDSGFLSRAKERRVFLFEQLVIFSEPIDRKKGFLLPGYTFKNSIKVSCMGVEPNVDGDDTRFVLTSRNPDGSVVRFQMQASSPEISRAWVNDVVQILESQRNFLNALQSPIEYQRRESKSNSLGRSMRPPLSAASALRPHSSASIDRHKLPSLHSHNISLPSLYLPSQGPSQGSNEGYSLRDPTVIQLCPADSHTVSPSHVQLGFSDHTGCQAVSNGLYNPNTPSAQQRAGEGCRRGQAADGGSQAPLSGPSAGRRPSNLAQLAEDDL; encoded by the exons ACTCGTACTCGGCAGCAGGCAGTGAGGGCAGCATCTCCACCTCTGTGGCATCGCTGCCCCCACAGGCATCAGGCAGCTCGGCCCCCAGCTCCCCGGGTTCCAGACGATCTGTGAGCACCCTGAAAAAGTGGCTCACCAACCCTGTTCGCAAACTCAGTGCTGGATCTGCAGCAAAAGGAGAGCGCCAGGTCCGCAAACTTGAAGGCAAGCCTCCACCTCTTCCATCACACAGCCAGAGCCAAGATCTGGGCAGCCCCCCGAGGACTGACGAGACTCTCACCATCTTGCCTGTCACCCACAGAGAATTG GAGTGGAAAGATGGCCTGGCAAGCCCTGAGGACCTGTCACCAGCTACACTACAGTCACCCAGCTACATAACTGACTCGCTGATTGGCTGCACGTCACTGCCAAACACACAG gATACTCAGTCCACCAGTGTCCTGGCTGATGACAGCGGCTCTGTCTTGATGGACGACACCTCCAGCCAATGGTCAGCTGCTgcggacacagaggaggagaggaagagtgcCTTAGAGAAAAGCAT GTACGTACTGAAGGAGCTTATTGAGACAGAGAAGCATTATGTGGCAGACTTGGGGCTCATTGTGGAG GGCTACATGGCCACGATAACCTCCAAAGGTGTACCAGAGGACATGAAGGGAAAAGACAAGATTGTTTTTGGGAACATTCACCAAATATTTGACTGGCATAAAGA CTACTTCCTGGGAGAGCTGGAGAAGTGTTTGGCAGAGCCAGAGAGGCTGGCTCAGCTCTTCATTAAACAT GAGAGGCGTCTGCATATGTATGTTGTGTACTGTCAGAATAAGCCCAAGTCGGAACACATTGTCTCAGAATATATTGAGACCTATTTTGAG GAGCTCCGGCAGCAGCTGGgtcacaggctgcagctcaaCGACCTGCTCATCAAACCTGTCCAGAGGATCATGAAGTATCAGCTGCTGCTCAAG GACTTCCTAAAGTATTACACCAAAGCTGGGATGGACACAGAAGAGCTGGAG AAAGCAGTCGAAGTGATGTGCTTTGTGCCAAAACGTTGCAATGACATGATGAATGTGGGGCGACTACAAGGCTTCGAG GGGAAAATCACAGCCCAGGGTAAACTGCTCCAGCAAGACACCTTTACCATCACTGAGCAGGACAGTGGCTTCCTGTCTCGAGCCAAGGAACGACGCGTCTTCCTGTTTGAGCAGCTGGTCATCTTCAGTGAGCCAATCGACAGGAAGAAAGGCTTCTTGCTCCCTGGATacacttttaaaaacagcatCAAG GTGAGCTGCATGGGGGTGGAGCCCAACGTGGATGGAGATGATACACGCTTTGTACTGACCTCCCGCAACCCTGATGGGAGCGTGGTGCGCTTCCAGATGCAGGCCTCTTCCCCCGAGATCTCTAGAGCCTGGGTCAACGATGTAGTTCAGATCTTGGAAAGTCAGCGCAACTTTCTCAATG CCTTACAGTCACCTATTGAGTACCAGCGGCGAGAGAGCAAGTCTAATAGTCTGGGCCGCAGTATGAGGCCCCCTCTGTCTGCTGCCAGTGCCCTGCGGCCCCACTCCTCAGCCTCTATTGACCGTCATAAGCTGCCCTCCCTTCACTCTCATAACATCTCCCTCCCCTCACTCTACCTGCCCAGCCAAGGTCCGAGCCAAGGATCCAACGAGGGCTACTCACTGAGGGAT CCCACTGTGATCCAGCTGTGCCCTGCTGACTCCCACACTGTTTCTCCATCACATGTCCAGCTGGGCTTCAGTGATCACACAGGCTGTCAAGCGGTGTCCAATGGGCTGTACAACCCAAACACACCAAGTGCACAG cagagagcaggagagggttGCCGCCGGGGTCAGGCTGCTGATGGTGGGAGCCAAGCTCCACTGTCAGGTCCCTCAGCTGGACGACGCCCCAGCAACCTGGCCCAGCTAGCCGAGGACGACCTTTGA